From Brassica oleracea var. oleracea cultivar TO1000 chromosome C3, BOL, whole genome shotgun sequence, a single genomic window includes:
- the LOC106327974 gene encoding ATP-dependent DNA helicase Q-like 3, with amino-acid sequence MKKSPLPVQNVNRSDKNFAGKEALVKLLRWHFGHADFRGKQLEAIQAVVSGRDCFCLMPTGGGKSICYQIPALAKPGIVLVVSPLIALMENQVMALKEKGIAAEYLSSTQATHVRNKIHEDLDSGKPSVRLLYVTPELIATKGFMLKLRKLHHRGLLNLIAIDEAHCISSWGHDFRPSYRQLSTLRDSLADVPVLALTATAAPKVQKDVIESLSLRNPLVLKSSFNRPNIFYEVRYKNLIDNAYTDLCNLLKSCGNICAIIYCLERTTCDDLSLHLSSTGISSAAYHAGLNSNLRSTVLDDWLSSKKQVIVATVAFGMGIDKKDVRMVCHFNVPKSMESFYQESGRAGRDQLPSRSVLYYGVDDRKKMEFLLRNSENKKSPSSSSKKPTSDFEQILRYCEGSGCRRKKILESFGEKFPVQQCNKTCDACKHPNQVARSLEELTTTASRRHNSSRVFITSSSDNKTNEGQYSEFWNRNEDGSNSDEEISDSDDGADVVKSLAGPKLSRKLGVDEKLVLLERAEEKYNESNKQVKKSEKNAISETLRESSKQRLLNELTKVLQLLGVKEIESQNASEFLENECYRKYSKAGKSFYYSQIASTVRWLGTATRDELMTRLSSMAREEEEEPSGEPILVTEPVENIEEEDRNTYTAELQVDEPTQLLVTSPSRSPIRLPEIPSFSEFVNRRKMKHSTEGSDGKKPSKVMKLQ; translated from the exons ATGAAAAAATCGCCGTTGCCGGTGCAAAATGTTAACCGCTCCGATAAGAACTTCGCCGGAAAAGAAGCACTGGTGAAGCTATTGCGATGGCACTTCGGCCATGCAGATTTCAGAGGGAAGCAGCTAGAGGCGATTCAAGCGGTTGTGTCAGGAAGGGATTGCTTTTGCTTGATGCCGACGGGAGGAGGGAAATCGATTTGTTACCAGATACCTGCGTTGGCTAAACCTGGAATCGTGCTTGTTGTTTCTCCCTTGATTG CTTTGATG GAGAATCAAGTGATGGCGTTGAAGGAGAAAGGTATTGCTGCTGAGTATCTCTCGTCCACTCAAGCTACACATGTTAGGAACAAG ATCCACGAGGACCTTGATTCTGGAAAACCTTCTGTGAGATTGCTGTATGTAACTCCAGAATTGATCGCGACAAAAGGATTTATGCTGAAGCTGAGAAAGCTCCATCACAGGGGTTTACTGAATCTTATAGCCATAGACGAG GCACATTGCATCTCTTCATGGGGCCACGACTTCAG ACCTAGCTATCGTCAACTTTCAACATTAAGAGATTCTTTGGCTGATGTTCCAGTCTTGGCTTTAACCGCTACAGCTGCTCCTAA GGTACAAAAAGATGTTATTGAGTCCTTGAGTCTGCGGAATCCTTTGGTCCTCAAGTCTTCTTTCAATCGCCCAAATATCTTCTATGAAG TTCGGTACAAAAATCTTATAGATAATGCTTATACTGATTTGTGCAACTTGCTCAAGTCATGTGGAAATATATGTGCAATCATCTATTGCCTTGAGCGTACAACCTGTGATGACTTGTCTCTTCATCTTTCCAGTACTGGGATCTCTTCTGCTG CCTATCATGCAGGACTGAATAGTAATCTGAGAAGTACCGTATTAGATGACTGGCTGTCCTCGAAGAAGCAAGTTATTGTCGCCACCGTGGCTTTCGG AATG GGTATAGATAAGAAGGATGTCAGGATGGTTTGCCACTTCAACGTTCCAAAATCGATGGAATCTTTCTACCAAGAGTCCGGCAGAGCAGGTCGGGATCAACTACCTTCAAGAAGTGTATTATACTATGGCGTAGACGATAGAAAGAAAATG GAGTTTCTACTACGAAACTCGGAGAATAAGAAATCCCCATCCTCATCCTCAAAGAAGCCTACATCCGACTTCGAGCAG ATTTTGAGATACTGCGAAGGTTCTGGATGCCGAAGGAAAAAGATTCTTGAGAGCTTTGGTGAAAAG TTTCCCGTACAGCAATGCAACAAAACGTGTGATGCATGTAAGCATCCAAATCAAGTTGCTCGTAGCTTGGAGGAGCTCACGACTACCGCCTCCCGAAGACACAACTCTTCTCGAGTTTTCATCACCAG CTCGAGTGATAATAAGACCAATGAAGGGCAGTACTCTGAGTTCTGGAATCGTAATGAAGATGGAAGCAATTCCGACGAGGAAATATCAGATTCAGATG ATGGAGCTGATGTTGTCAAAAGCCTAGCAGGACCTAAACTATCGAGGAAGCTGGGAGTAGATGAGAAACTGGTTTTACTGGAGCGGGCTGAGGAAAAGTACAACGAGAGCAATAAACAG GTCAAAAAGTCAGAGAAGAATGCAATATCTGAAACACTAAGGGAATCAAGCAAGCAGAGACTCTTGAATGAGCTTACAAAAGTACTTCAACTGCTCGGTGTTAAAGA GATTGAGTCCCAAAACGCATCTGAGTTTCTTGAAAACGAGTGCTATAGAAAATACAGCAAAGCAGGGAAATCGTTTTACTACTCACAGATAGCGAGTACTGTGAGATGGTTAGGAACCGCAACCAGAGACGAGCTAATGACCCGACTTAGCTCAATGGCCAGAGAAGAAGAAGAAGAGCCATCAGGAGAACCAATCCTGGTGACTGAACCAGTCGAGAACATAGAGGAAGAAGACAGAAACACATATACAGCCGAGCTACAGGTCGATGAACCAACACAGCTGCTTGTGACTAGCCCTAGCCGTTCGCCTATAAGGCTCCCAGAGATTCCGTCATTCTCAGAGTTTGTGAACCGTAGAAAGATGAAGCATTCTACCGAAGGTTCTGATGGCAAGAAACCGTCAAAGGTAATGAAGCTACAGTAA
- the LOC106327975 gene encoding ganglioside-induced differentiation-associated protein 2-like, whose amino-acid sequence MSTQISEIEQEQLLEKLEIFKIHGRDKRRRKILRIIGKFFPARFLSLDVLKKYLEEKIFPRLGRKPFSILYVHTGVQRSENFPGISALRAIYDAIPVNVRDNLQEVYFLHPGLQSRLFLATCGRFLFSGGLYGKLRYISRVDYLWEHVRRNEIEMPEFVYDHDDDLEFRPMMDYGQESDHARVYAEATVDSPVSSFSMRCIS is encoded by the exons ATGAGCACTCAGATATCGGAGATCGAGCAAGAGCAGCTGCTTGAGAAGCTCGAGATCTTCAAGATCCATGGCAGAGACAAACGACGACGTAAGATCCTTCGGATCATCGGCAAGTTCTTTCCAG CTCGGTTTCTCTCACTGGATGTGTTGAAGAAGTATCTTGAGGAGAAGATCTTCCCTCGTTTAGGGAGAAAACCTTTCTCCATTCTCTACGTCCACACCGGCGTACAGAGGAGCGAGAATTTCCCCGGAATCTCAGCTCTACGAGCGATCTACGACGCGATTCCGGTGAACGTAAGAGACAATCTCCAGGAGGTTTACTTCCTCCACCCAGGCCTTCAGTCGCGTCTCTTCCTCGCAACTTGCGGACGATTCCTATTCTCCGGCGG GTTGTACGGGAAGCTAAGGTACATAAGCAGAGTTGACTACTTGTGGGAACACGTGAGGAGGAACGAGATAGAGATGCCGGAGTTTGTGTACGACCACGACGACGATCTGGAGTTCCGTCCGATGATGGATTACGGTCAAGAGAGCGATCACGCTCGAGTTTACGCTGAAGCCACAGTAGATTCGCCGGTCTCGAGTTTCTCCATGAGGTGTATCTCTTAG
- the LOC106333264 gene encoding UPF0725 protein At4g29550-like isoform X2, with product MAKRVRTCEECVRRSIPLFIGLTNRQLAFGFDVNYNKQRPPRLVLVPCTWSKNYVIGLYGRIGLQCYNLQKTQFSDAGRRISLGTRITWFTIASRIKQIPNEPVDDEWEEEDTPGIHELYKGPIPKWFSDEARERDSKKYYVVPESELHDNDWLQLLMEVAFFSKADRRLDAYLPLELNSVVVETLEDYTTEPSEKLKADNAIFYISYKCCSDPSTPLAGDHRAVVRKTMDGKPGHMCLEVALTKEQE from the exons ATGGCTAAGCGGGTCCGAACGTGTGAAGAATGTGTACGGAGATCGATACCCCTCTTTATCGGCTTGACAAATCGGCAGCTGGCCTTT GGTTTTGATGTGAATTACAATAAACAACGTCCGCCTAGATTAGTTCTTGTTCCGTGTACTTGGAGTAAAAACTATGTTATCGGTCTCTATGGTAGGATTGGACTCCAATGCTACAATCTTCAGAAG ACTCAGTTTAGCGATGCAGGACGCCGCATTTCGTTGGGGACTAGGATTACCTGGTTTACCATAGCCTCCAGAATCAAACAAATAC CTAACGAGCCTGTAGATGATGAATGGGAGGAGGAGGACACACCTGGAATACATGAGTTGTACAAAGGTCCAATACCCAAATGGTTTTCTGATGAAGCCAGGGAACGTGACAGTAAAAAGTATTACGTG GTGCCAGAATCAGAGCTGCATGACAATGACTGGCTTCAACTTCTCATGGAAGTCGCCTTCTTCTCCAAAGCAGATCGT CGTTTGGATGCTTACCTACCCTTGGAGCTCAACAGTGTTGTTGTGGAAACTTTGGAAGATTACACAACAGAGCCGAGTGAGAAGCTCAAAGCTGATAACGCAATCTTCTACATTAGCTACAAGTGTTGCTCTGATCCTTCAACGCCTTTGGCCGGTGATCACCGTGCCGTAGTAAGGAAAACCATGGATGGCAAACCAGGGCACATGTGTCTTGAGGTTGCTCTAACCAAAGAACAAGAATGA
- the LOC106333264 gene encoding UPF0725 protein At5g63820-like isoform X1, with protein MANKESSELGNLPTSPMAKRVRTCEECVRRSIPLFIGLTNRQLAFGFDVNYNKQRPPRLVLVPCTWSKNYVIGLYGRIGLQCYNLQKGTNLKFKHLEKHSTELTGYFSYYITLEATDPATGSVCSFQTQFSDAGRRISLGTRITWFTIASRIKQIPNEPVDDEWEEEDTPGIHELYKGPIPKWFSDEARERDSKKYYVVPESELHDNDWLQLLMEVAFFSKADRRLDAYLPLELNSVVVETLEDYTTEPSEKLKADNAIFYISYKCCSDPSTPLAGDHRAVVRKTMDGKPGHMCLEVALTKEQE; from the exons ATGGCTAACAAAGAATCAAGTGAGCTGGGAAATTTACCAACATCCCCAATGGCTAAGCGGGTCCGAACGTGTGAAGAATGTGTACGGAGATCGATACCCCTCTTTATCGGCTTGACAAATCGGCAGCTGGCCTTT GGTTTTGATGTGAATTACAATAAACAACGTCCGCCTAGATTAGTTCTTGTTCCGTGTACTTGGAGTAAAAACTATGTTATCGGTCTCTATGGTAGGATTGGACTCCAATGCTACAATCTTCAGAAG GGAACGAACTTAAAGTTTAAACACTTGGAGAAACATAGTACCGAGCTGACTGGGTACTTCAGCTACTACATAACTTTGGAGGCAACCGATCCGGCCACTGGCTCTGTCTGCTCTTTTCAGACTCAGTTTAGCGATGCAGGACGCCGCATTTCGTTGGGGACTAGGATTACCTGGTTTACCATAGCCTCCAGAATCAAACAAATAC CTAACGAGCCTGTAGATGATGAATGGGAGGAGGAGGACACACCTGGAATACATGAGTTGTACAAAGGTCCAATACCCAAATGGTTTTCTGATGAAGCCAGGGAACGTGACAGTAAAAAGTATTACGTG GTGCCAGAATCAGAGCTGCATGACAATGACTGGCTTCAACTTCTCATGGAAGTCGCCTTCTTCTCCAAAGCAGATCGT CGTTTGGATGCTTACCTACCCTTGGAGCTCAACAGTGTTGTTGTGGAAACTTTGGAAGATTACACAACAGAGCCGAGTGAGAAGCTCAAAGCTGATAACGCAATCTTCTACATTAGCTACAAGTGTTGCTCTGATCCTTCAACGCCTTTGGCCGGTGATCACCGTGCCGTAGTAAGGAAAACCATGGATGGCAAACCAGGGCACATGTGTCTTGAGGTTGCTCTAACCAAAGAACAAGAATGA
- the LOC106328537 gene encoding kinase suppressor of Ras 1, which yields MAIKDETEESCGSRAVVSVTKENPRQQRMKLEVYGDVLQRIQESNYEEANLPDFDDHLWLHFNRLPARYAMDVNVERAEDVLTHQRLLKLAEDPATRPVFEVRCVQVSPSLNGHSTDTDASDPAVREDAQSSYHSSRVLAPPTFGSSPNFEAFTQAYKHHAEDDDSAVNAHFPNSRPMHEITFSTIDKPKLLSQLTALLGELGLNIQEAHAFSTADGFSLDVFVVDGWSQEETKGLKDALKKEILKLKDQPSSRQKSITFFEHDKSTNELLPACVEIPTDGTDEWEIDMKQLKIEKKVACGSYGELYKGTYCSQEVAIKILKPERVNTEMLREFSQEVYIMRKVRHKNVVQFIGACTRSPNLCIVTEFMARGSIYDFLHKQKGVFKLQSLLKVALDVSKGMNYLHQNNIIHRDLKTANLLMDEHDVVKVADFGVARVQTQSGVMTAETGTYRWMAPEVIEHKPYDHRADVFSYAIVLWELLTGEFPYSCLTPLQAAVGVVQKGLRPKIPKQTHPKLTELLEKCWQQDPAQRPDFAEIKEMVTQLLHEVGDEEHQKGKRSGYFSGLRKGHH from the exons ATGGCGATCAAAGACGAGACGGAGGAGAGCTGCGGAAGCAGAGCCGTCGTGTCGGTAACTAAGGAGAACCCTAGGCAGCAGCGTATGAAACTGGAGGTGTACGGTGACGTCCTGCAGAGAATCCAGGAGTCTAATTACGAAGAAGCTAACCTCCCTGATTTCGATGATCACCTCTGGCTCCATTTCAATCGTCTCCCTGCTCG ATATGCTATGGATGTAAATGTTGAGAGAGCTGAAGATGTACTCACTCATCAGAGATTGCTCAAATTGGCTGAAGATCCTGCTACTAGACCTGTTTTTGAAGTTCGTTGTGTCCAG GTTTCTCCATCACTCAATGGACATTCTACTGACACTGATGCTTCAGATCCTGCTGTGAGGGAAGATGCTCAAAGCTCATACCACTCTAGCAG GGTTCTTGCGCCTCCAACTTTTGGTTCTTCTCCGAATTTTGAGGCGTTTACACAAGCTTATAAACATCATGCCGAAGATGATGATAGTGCTGTCAATGCACATTTTCCTAATTCTCG ACCGATGCACGAGATCACTTTTTCAACCATTGACAAGCCGAAACTCCTCAGTCAG TTAACTGCCCTGCTTGGTGAACTTGGATTGAACATTCAAGAAGCTCACGCTTTCTCTACTGCGGATGGTTTCTCTCTGGATGTTTTCGTTGTTGATGGTTGGTCCCAGGAG GAAACAAAAGGTTTAAAAGATGCATTGAAGAAGGAGATACTGAAGCTTAAG GATCAACCTAGTTCAAGGCAAAAGTCTATTACTTTCTTTGAGCATGACAAGTCCACTAACGAGCTTCTACCCGCCTGTGTTGAGATACCTACGGATGGAACTGATGAGTGGGAGATTGACATGAAGCAGCTCAAAATTGAAAAGAAAGTGGCATGTGGATCATACGGGGAACT GTATAAAGGAACCTATTGCAGTCAAGAAGTAGCTATCAAAATCCTAAAACCTGAGCGTGTAAATACTGAAATGCTCCGAGAGTTTTCTCAGGAAGTGTATATAATGAG AAAAGTAAGGCACAAAAACGTTGTCCAGTTTATCGGTGCATGTACACGTTCTCCGAACCTATGCATTGTGACAG AGTTCATGGCTCGGGGGAGCATATATGATTTTCTTCACAAACAGAAAGGAGTGTTTAAACTTCAGTCTTTGCTCAAAGTGGCACTTGATGTTTCGAAAGGAATGAACTATTTGCATCAAAACAATATTATTCACCGAGACCTCAAGACCGCTAATCTTCTTATGGACGAACATGAT GTCGTCAAGGTTGCTGATTTTGGGGTTGCGAGAGTACAGACTCAGTCAGGGGTCATGACAGCTGAAACTGGGACTTACAGATGGATGGCTCCTGAG GTCATTGAGCACAAACCTTATGATCACAGAGCAGATGTCTTCAGTTACGCGATCGTGCTGTGGGAACTTTTGACTGGAGAG TTCCCATATTCTTGCTTGACTCCACTGCAAGCAGCTGTTGGTGTTGTCCAAAAG GGACTTCGACCGAAGATCCCGAAGCAAACGCACCCAAAACTGACTGAACTTCTTGAGAAATGCTGGCAACAAGACCCAGCTCAAAGACCAGATTTTGCAGAAATTAAAGAAATGGTTACGCAACTACTCCATGAG GTTGGAGATGAGGAGCACCAAAAGGGTAAACGTAGTGGATACTTCTCAGGTCTAAGAAAAGGCCACCATTGA
- the LOC106328637 gene encoding serine/arginine-rich splicing factor SR45a-like isoform X2, producing MADSPNEERDSRSPPPPRKEQPRSRSRSRPRSRSLPRHVSPSRNRGRSEIENPGTTLYVTGLSTRVTEKDLEAYFSKEGKVASCVLVLEPRTRESRGFAFVTMDSVKDAERCIKYLNHSVLEGRYITVERSRRKRPRTPTPGHYLGLKSSRDNDRDSRSSRGRHYDRDDSGHRRSPPRRDLSPRDHGRRSPRDHGRSSRRDRSYSPRGRSPERRSERRYQPRGSR from the exons ATG GCGGATTCTCCCAACGAAGAAAG GGACTCACGATCTCCTCCTCCACCCCGAAAAGAACAACCAAGATCTAGGTCCAGGTCCAGGCCGAGGTCAAGATCTTTGCCAAGGCATGTATCTCCATCAAGAAACCGTGGAAG GTCTGAAATTGAAAACCCTGGTACCACTCTCTATGTGACCGGCTTATCAACAAGAGTCACAGAAAAGGATCTTGAAGCATATTTCTCCAAGGAAGGAAAG GTTGCGTCCTGCGTTCTAGTGCTGGAGCCGCGCACCCGCGAGTCTCGTGGTTTTGCCTTTGTCACGATGGATAGTGTTAAAGACGCTGAGCGGTGCATTAAGTATCTCAACCATTCTGTACTAGAAGGCCGATACATAACTGTCGAAAGG TCCCGAAGAAAGCGCCCGAGAACTCCCACCCCAGGCCACTATCTTGGCTTAAAAAGCTCCAGAGACAATG ACCGAGATAGCCGTAGCAGTCGAGGGAGGCACTACGATCGTGATGATTCTGGACACCGTAGGTCACCACCAAGACGCGACTTATCACCTCGTGATCATGGAAGGAGGTCACCTCGTGATCATGGAAGAAGCTCTAGAAGAGATCGGTCTTACTCTCCTCGTGGAAGAAGCCCAGAGAGAAGGTCCGAGAGAAGGTATCAACCTCGTGGCTCGAGATGA
- the LOC106328637 gene encoding serine/arginine-rich splicing factor SR45a-like isoform X1: protein MADSPNEERDSRSPPPPRKEQPRSRSRSRPRSRSLPRHVSPSRNRGRSRSRSRGRSEIENPGTTLYVTGLSTRVTEKDLEAYFSKEGKVASCVLVLEPRTRESRGFAFVTMDSVKDAERCIKYLNHSVLEGRYITVERSRRKRPRTPTPGHYLGLKSSRDNDRDSRSSRGRHYDRDDSGHRRSPPRRDLSPRDHGRRSPRDHGRSSRRDRSYSPRGRSPERRSERRYQPRGSR from the exons ATG GCGGATTCTCCCAACGAAGAAAG GGACTCACGATCTCCTCCTCCACCCCGAAAAGAACAACCAAGATCTAGGTCCAGGTCCAGGCCGAGGTCAAGATCTTTGCCAAGGCATGTATCTCCATCAAGAAACCGTGGAAG GTCGAGGTCAAGAAGCCGTGGAAG GTCTGAAATTGAAAACCCTGGTACCACTCTCTATGTGACCGGCTTATCAACAAGAGTCACAGAAAAGGATCTTGAAGCATATTTCTCCAAGGAAGGAAAG GTTGCGTCCTGCGTTCTAGTGCTGGAGCCGCGCACCCGCGAGTCTCGTGGTTTTGCCTTTGTCACGATGGATAGTGTTAAAGACGCTGAGCGGTGCATTAAGTATCTCAACCATTCTGTACTAGAAGGCCGATACATAACTGTCGAAAGG TCCCGAAGAAAGCGCCCGAGAACTCCCACCCCAGGCCACTATCTTGGCTTAAAAAGCTCCAGAGACAATG ACCGAGATAGCCGTAGCAGTCGAGGGAGGCACTACGATCGTGATGATTCTGGACACCGTAGGTCACCACCAAGACGCGACTTATCACCTCGTGATCATGGAAGGAGGTCACCTCGTGATCATGGAAGAAGCTCTAGAAGAGATCGGTCTTACTCTCCTCGTGGAAGAAGCCCAGAGAGAAGGTCCGAGAGAAGGTATCAACCTCGTGGCTCGAGATGA